A genomic segment from Candidatus Brocadia sinica JPN1 encodes:
- a CDS encoding ArnT family glycosyltransferase — protein sequence MGKRLKLNILFLFVVFVFIAGHGIYLNTPWVNFEYSFAEASRGILDTTYTVGLEKYWEVEANPLGYSLVTAIIASFLDISFWSVRIPSLAGGIAILVAGWIFHHSKNFKNDSLFFLWAAIISLNPLVWIYSGRATADILPVGLVVLAFLFCYCAQDRLWIHFIGGVCFALASLVKFNSLLLGLGIVYLLFTDQNGKIIWSCEKITAFLFYSLLPTIVLGIYFLVIYDRFGIVFMPEIFKVAHFEGYAKGFITNLGMYASYLTMLLALTSVLPVIHLWKVWTRKNFFILTVIVFFMGFAFWNILSSFSMGEMDFGGLYEVLLNRKIISLIRVGSFVFTFFLFIELVDTAFRERKRMNFFLLYVLIPFLIISSFSKPVQRYLSFCLPFVTFYLIIILGSRMPRLIHWIGWTSVFVSALITLFGVLYQIRQGVASENMVHWVILNGYLKDTRLTDTVKPHVGYHFFQNPDGKKKYVVDVGRTPPKNVLHEESVVVLGKKIKTYYFMEQDGRFE from the coding sequence ATGGGAAAAAGATTGAAACTAAATATATTGTTTCTTTTTGTTGTTTTTGTTTTTATTGCAGGTCATGGAATTTATCTTAATACTCCCTGGGTAAATTTTGAATACTCCTTTGCAGAAGCATCTCGAGGAATACTGGACACTACTTATACCGTTGGATTAGAGAAATACTGGGAAGTTGAAGCGAATCCACTGGGTTATTCATTAGTTACTGCGATAATTGCTTCTTTTTTGGACATATCTTTCTGGTCTGTTCGTATCCCATCATTAGCAGGAGGAATAGCTATCTTAGTTGCTGGTTGGATATTTCATCACAGCAAAAATTTTAAAAATGACTCGTTGTTTTTCCTGTGGGCAGCAATTATTTCATTAAATCCCCTTGTTTGGATATACAGTGGTAGAGCTACTGCAGATATTCTGCCTGTTGGACTAGTAGTTTTGGCGTTTCTTTTTTGCTATTGTGCTCAGGACCGTTTATGGATTCATTTCATAGGAGGAGTATGTTTTGCTTTGGCATCTCTTGTTAAGTTTAATTCATTGTTACTAGGATTGGGCATTGTTTATCTTCTTTTTACAGATCAAAATGGTAAGATAATCTGGAGTTGTGAAAAAATTACGGCTTTTCTTTTTTACTCTTTATTGCCAACAATCGTTTTAGGAATTTATTTTCTTGTGATTTATGATCGATTTGGAATCGTCTTTATGCCTGAGATATTTAAAGTTGCCCACTTTGAAGGATACGCAAAAGGGTTTATTACCAATCTAGGGATGTATGCTAGCTACTTGACTATGTTACTTGCTTTGACTAGCGTCCTTCCTGTAATTCATTTGTGGAAAGTATGGACCAGGAAAAACTTCTTCATTCTCACAGTGATTGTGTTTTTCATGGGATTTGCCTTTTGGAATATTTTATCCTCTTTTAGCATGGGAGAAATGGACTTTGGCGGCCTTTATGAAGTGTTGTTAAATCGAAAAATCATTTCTTTGATTCGTGTGGGAAGTTTTGTGTTTACTTTTTTCTTATTTATTGAGCTTGTTGATACTGCTTTTCGAGAAAGAAAGAGAATGAATTTCTTTTTGCTTTATGTTCTTATACCTTTTCTTATTATATCCTCATTTTCCAAACCAGTTCAGCGCTATCTTTCATTTTGCCTTCCTTTTGTAACCTTTTATTTGATTATAATTTTAGGTTCTCGTATGCCCCGATTGATTCATTGGATAGGTTGGACTTCTGTTTTTGTTTCGGCGCTGATTACTTTGTTTGGTGTTCTCTATCAGATAAGACAGGGAGTCGCATCTGAAAATATGGTTCATTGGGTGATTTTGAATGGCTATTTGAAGGATACGAGACTTACGGATACAGTAAAACCGCATGTTGGATATCATTTTTTCCAAAATCCGGATGGAAAGAAAAAATATGTTGTTGATGTTGGAAGAACACCGCCCAAAAATGTTCTTCATGAAGAGAGCGTCGTTGTCCTTGGTAAAAAAATAAAGACGTATTACTTTATGGAGCAAGACGGGCGTTTTGAGTAA
- a CDS encoding glycosyltransferase family 2 protein, with translation MKLSCIIPAHNEEGCIRKTVSHLHTILQDARIDFEIRVVNDNSTDRTGEILEDMVKSIPELVAVNNEYPNGFGFAVRKGLETFRGEAVCIYMSDASDNPKDVVNFFRTMELGYDCVFGSRWGDGGQVFDYPWLKRLINRLANYFIAVLFQIKYYDVTNAFKMYRAHVIEGLKPFLSHHFNLTVELPLKAIVRGYNYTILPNSWTNRKAGESKLKIKEMGSRYLFIVLYCLIEKWFSKGDYRKKDNEVCGKIQNKELKR, from the coding sequence ATGAAACTTTCCTGCATCATTCCAGCCCATAACGAAGAAGGTTGTATCCGTAAAACTGTGAGCCATCTCCATACTATTTTACAGGATGCTCGTATTGATTTTGAAATAAGGGTTGTAAATGATAATTCGACAGACCGTACCGGAGAAATTTTAGAGGATATGGTGAAAAGCATTCCAGAACTTGTAGCTGTAAACAACGAATATCCAAATGGCTTTGGCTTTGCTGTTCGGAAAGGTTTAGAAACTTTTCGTGGAGAAGCTGTTTGTATTTATATGTCAGATGCCTCGGATAATCCCAAGGATGTTGTCAATTTTTTTAGAACTATGGAACTGGGTTATGACTGTGTGTTTGGCTCAAGGTGGGGAGATGGAGGACAAGTTTTTGATTATCCCTGGCTCAAGCGGCTGATTAACCGTTTGGCCAATTATTTTATCGCCGTTCTTTTCCAAATTAAATATTATGATGTAACGAATGCCTTTAAAATGTATCGTGCTCATGTTATAGAAGGCTTAAAGCCTTTTTTAAGTCACCACTTTAACTTGACCGTTGAACTTCCGCTGAAAGCGATAGTGAGAGGCTATAATTATACCATTTTGCCTAATTCCTGGACAAATCGAAAAGCGGGAGAATCTAAATTAAAGATTAAGGAGATGGGAAGTCGTTATCTATTTATCGTACTTTACTGTCTTATTGAGAAATGGTTTTCGAAAGGGGATTATAGAAAAAAAGATAATGAAGTTTGTGGAAAAATTCAAAATAAAGAATTAAAAAGATGA
- a CDS encoding NAD-dependent epimerase/dehydratase family protein, which produces MNILVTGGAGFVGSYLCRMYKERHPPANIIALDNLHRRGSEFNLKDFKDRGIRFIHGDIRCAGDLDAIEDVFDLFIEASAEPSVVVGLNRPDNYAIQTNLIGTINCLNFAVKNAGHFIFLSSSRVYSLDPLLSIPLKEKNTRFHIDSSKDFIRGLSIQGISEEFPTNTARSLYGATKLASEFLIQEYVRAYGLKAVINRCGVICGPGQFGKVEQGVFTLWVVNHYLRKPLKYTGFGGKGKQVRDILHPKDLFEALNLQNEKMNALSGEIFNLGGGLDISVSLLELTQLCQEITQNEVPINSVQETSGVDIPYYISDYKKAIQAFGWQPKFSAEDIVKDIYHWIVKNKDIVQSIF; this is translated from the coding sequence ATGAACATTTTAGTTACTGGTGGCGCGGGTTTTGTGGGTTCTTATCTGTGTCGGATGTATAAGGAAAGGCACCCGCCTGCCAACATCATCGCTTTAGATAATCTTCACAGGAGGGGGTCTGAGTTTAATTTAAAGGATTTTAAGGATAGAGGTATTCGGTTTATTCATGGTGATATCCGGTGTGCGGGAGATTTAGATGCAATTGAAGATGTTTTTGATTTATTCATTGAGGCCTCTGCTGAACCTTCAGTTGTTGTTGGTTTAAATCGTCCTGATAATTATGCTATTCAAACTAATTTAATCGGTACTATAAATTGTTTGAATTTTGCGGTTAAAAATGCCGGACATTTCATTTTCCTGTCTTCATCCAGGGTTTATTCCCTTGACCCATTACTCAGCATCCCTCTCAAGGAAAAAAATACGCGTTTCCATATTGATTCTTCTAAAGATTTTATCAGGGGCTTATCAATTCAAGGCATCAGTGAGGAATTCCCTACCAATACAGCCCGGTCTCTTTATGGAGCTACAAAATTAGCCTCGGAATTTCTGATACAAGAATATGTAAGAGCTTATGGTCTGAAAGCCGTAATCAATCGCTGCGGTGTTATTTGTGGCCCTGGTCAGTTTGGTAAAGTCGAACAAGGGGTTTTTACCCTATGGGTGGTTAATCACTATTTGAGAAAGCCATTAAAATATACTGGCTTTGGTGGTAAAGGAAAACAGGTTAGAGATATTCTTCACCCAAAAGACCTTTTTGAAGCACTAAATCTTCAAAATGAAAAAATGAACGCTCTTTCTGGTGAAATTTTTAATCTTGGAGGCGGGCTGGATATTTCTGTAAGTTTGCTTGAGTTAACGCAACTTTGTCAGGAAATTACTCAAAACGAGGTACCAATAAATAGTGTTCAGGAAACCTCTGGTGTGGATATTCCGTACTATATCTCGGATTACAAGAAAGCAATCCAGGCTTTTGGCTGGCAACCCAAATTTTCGGCAGAGGATATCGTTAAAGATATTTATCATTGGATTGTTAAAAATAAAGACATTGTTCAATCAATTTTTTAA
- a CDS encoding NAD-dependent epimerase/dehydratase family protein, with the protein MSVVLITGSSGLIGSESAQYFHGKGFEVWGIDNNMRRYFFGEDGSTQWKKEELLKLNNYKHFDMDIRDFESINKLFKQAKNNLSLVIHTAAQPSHDWAAREPLTDFSVNATGTLNLLEATRLHTPHAVFIFTSTNKVYGDLPNKLPLVELETRWEVEHSHRFFQYGIDESMSIDQSKHSVFGASKVAGDIMVQEYGRYFGMRTGIFRGGCLTGPAHSGAELHGFLAYLVKCSVQGRKYTVYGYKGKQVRDNIHSSDLVNAFWHFYQNPRIGEVYNIGGSRQNNCSILEATQIVRDFTGKEFECEITNSARIGDHIWWISDVRKFQNHYPKWNFKYGIRDIIKEIIDVLKEKK; encoded by the coding sequence ATGAGTGTTGTACTAATTACTGGTTCCTCAGGCTTAATAGGAAGTGAATCTGCTCAATACTTCCATGGGAAAGGTTTTGAGGTTTGGGGTATCGATAATAATATGAGAAGGTATTTTTTTGGAGAAGATGGCTCAACTCAATGGAAAAAAGAAGAACTGTTAAAGCTTAATAATTATAAGCATTTTGACATGGACATTCGTGATTTTGAGTCGATAAATAAGCTTTTCAAACAAGCTAAGAACAATCTGTCATTGGTAATCCATACAGCTGCACAACCCAGTCATGATTGGGCAGCCAGGGAGCCATTGACTGACTTTAGTGTGAATGCAACCGGAACTCTTAATTTGCTGGAAGCAACCAGACTCCACACCCCTCATGCAGTGTTTATCTTTACAAGTACTAATAAAGTTTATGGTGATTTGCCCAATAAATTACCCCTTGTTGAATTGGAAACCAGATGGGAAGTGGAGCATTCTCATCGGTTTTTTCAATATGGAATAGATGAAAGCATGTCTATCGATCAGTCAAAACATAGTGTATTTGGCGCTTCTAAAGTTGCCGGTGATATTATGGTACAAGAATATGGAAGGTATTTTGGTATGAGAACCGGTATCTTCAGGGGAGGATGTTTAACCGGCCCCGCCCATAGTGGCGCAGAACTCCATGGCTTTCTGGCTTATCTTGTTAAATGCAGTGTGCAAGGTAGAAAATATACAGTTTATGGTTATAAAGGGAAACAGGTTAGAGATAATATACACTCCAGTGATTTAGTAAACGCTTTTTGGCATTTTTATCAAAATCCCCGCATCGGAGAAGTGTACAACATAGGGGGGAGCCGACAGAACAATTGTTCGATCCTGGAGGCGACACAAATAGTACGGGACTTTACAGGAAAGGAATTCGAATGCGAAATCACAAATTCAGCCAGGATTGGCGACCATATCTGGTGGATTAGCGATGTCCGGAAATTTCAAAACCACTATCCCAAATGGAACTTTAAATATGGAATACGGGATATTATTAAAGAGATTATTGACGTGCTAAAAGAGAAAAAATAA
- a CDS encoding glycosyltransferase family 4 protein has product MKIAINTTSTVAGGGVTYIKNLLTYLSKIDATHQYLILTTLAGKETFYFQHPNFTFLPFKLPSISSISRLCWEQVFLPIFLKRKNVDILFSPANMCPLFTRLPNVVTIQNIEPFSNTVSKGRGFIQNVRLKLLKFLTSLSIKKSQIVIFPSTKARIDAEKSGIVIKRSEVVYHGVNKEIFYPRNEDEMSQQCTKKYGLDKFILYVSHIQRYKNFLELIKAFVLLRGKIDDNIQLVFAGRCFDEEYYKEMEAFIKENRYENQIIFLGNVPYEELPFLYSACKIFVYPSTCESFGMTLVEAMACGAPILASRMEPMTEICADAAFYFDPINPAAIAVAMDTILKDHHRISVMSEKAQERAKIFSWENTVLNTLKVLESVTQNARLAP; this is encoded by the coding sequence ATGAAGATAGCCATTAATACAACATCAACAGTTGCAGGTGGTGGTGTTACGTACATAAAAAATCTGTTAACATATTTGTCAAAAATAGATGCTACTCATCAATATTTGATACTAACAACCCTTGCAGGAAAAGAAACATTTTATTTTCAACATCCTAATTTCACATTTTTGCCTTTCAAACTTCCCTCAATAAGTTCGATATCACGCCTATGTTGGGAGCAGGTATTTTTACCCATATTCCTCAAAAGGAAAAACGTTGATATACTTTTTTCTCCAGCCAACATGTGTCCTCTCTTCACCAGGCTTCCAAACGTAGTTACAATACAGAACATCGAGCCGTTTAGCAATACTGTTTCAAAAGGTCGGGGTTTTATTCAAAATGTAAGACTAAAACTATTAAAGTTTTTAACATCTTTATCAATTAAAAAGTCTCAAATAGTTATTTTCCCCTCAACAAAGGCGCGTATTGATGCAGAAAAGTCCGGCATTGTGATTAAACGTTCTGAAGTTGTTTATCATGGTGTTAACAAGGAAATATTTTATCCCCGCAATGAAGATGAGATGTCTCAGCAATGTACGAAAAAATATGGGTTAGATAAATTCATTCTCTATGTATCTCATATCCAGAGGTATAAAAATTTTTTAGAACTTATCAAGGCGTTTGTACTTCTGAGGGGTAAGATAGATGATAACATTCAGCTTGTGTTTGCAGGAAGATGCTTTGACGAGGAATATTATAAAGAGATGGAGGCGTTTATTAAAGAGAATAGATATGAGAACCAAATCATTTTTTTGGGAAACGTTCCCTATGAGGAATTACCCTTTCTCTATTCTGCTTGTAAGATATTTGTTTATCCTTCAACCTGTGAGTCGTTTGGAATGACTTTAGTGGAGGCTATGGCTTGTGGTGCACCTATACTAGCTTCTCGGATGGAACCAATGACAGAAATCTGCGCGGATGCCGCATTCTATTTTGATCCAATAAATCCTGCTGCAATAGCAGTGGCGATGGATACAATATTAAAAGACCATCATCGCATTTCTGTGATGTCTGAAAAAGCACAAGAGAGAGCAAAAATCTTTTCCTGGGAGAATACAGTCTTGAATACATTAAAAGTTCTTGAGAGTGTTACTCAAAACGCCCGTCTTGCTCCATAA
- a CDS encoding Uma2 family endonuclease, which produces MLKTKTKYTYDDYAAMDDDKRYELIEGELYMVPAPGFYHQTISMNISHSLKRFVKENNLGTVLYAPFDVVLSETDVVQPDIIFVSKERMGLMTEKNLRGAPDLAIEILSTTTRERDKLVKKRLYREYGVKEFWIVDPDKRTIEIMVLKETGFETLGIYFIDDELTSPLLRGFNLNLKEVFSD; this is translated from the coding sequence ATGCTTAAAACCAAAACAAAATACACCTACGATGACTATGCGGCTATGGACGATGATAAACGATACGAGCTTATTGAAGGAGAATTGTATATGGTGCCAGCACCCGGTTTTTATCATCAAACTATTTCAATGAATATTTCTCATTCTTTGAAACGGTTCGTTAAAGAAAATAATTTGGGAACGGTACTTTATGCCCCCTTTGATGTAGTCTTGTCGGAAACGGATGTCGTACAGCCGGATATCATTTTTGTTTCTAAAGAAAGAATGGGCTTGATGACAGAAAAGAATTTACGGGGTGCGCCAGATTTGGCGATCGAGATTTTATCGACCACTACCAGAGAGAGGGACAAGCTGGTAAAAAAGAGACTTTATAGGGAATATGGCGTGAAAGAATTCTGGATAGTAGATCCAGATAAGAGAACAATCGAAATTATGGTATTAAAAGAAACAGGCTTTGAAACCCTCGGTATATATTTTATTGATGATGAACTTACCTCTCCCCTTTTAAGAGGTTTTAATCTCAATTTAAAAGAGGTATTTTCAGATTAA
- a CDS encoding glycosyltransferase family 2 protein, giving the protein MKVSVIIPSFNSAKTIEDTLESIMDQNWTDIQIIIQDGGSTDDTKAIVTKYPTAILGWQSEPDNGIYDAMNKGIKRATGEIIAILNSDDAWLPGTLDRVASVFSRNPDVGIVSGSIEVWEDSPNGAKVVLKSSLLHLYKGLTVQHPATFMRRNVYERIGPFDTRYQIGADYDFVLRCLMANIPCIILEDVLVRMRAGGKGSSIFTLDDWKVRRSYKISSVFYEIITSINNFMRQLTRKIIKNTLGDKTVSIIRNYRWRKRTFR; this is encoded by the coding sequence GTGAAAGTCAGCGTAATTATTCCTTCCTTTAACAGCGCAAAGACCATTGAAGATACTCTTGAAAGCATCATGGACCAAAATTGGACTGATATCCAAATTATTATACAGGATGGCGGGTCCACAGATGATACCAAAGCTATCGTTACAAAATACCCGACTGCGATATTAGGCTGGCAGTCAGAGCCAGATAACGGTATATATGACGCAATGAACAAGGGCATTAAACGTGCAACTGGTGAAATAATTGCCATTCTTAACAGTGATGATGCATGGTTACCAGGCACGCTTGATCGTGTTGCATCGGTATTTTCACGCAATCCTGATGTTGGCATAGTTTCCGGGTCGATTGAAGTATGGGAAGACTCTCCTAATGGAGCTAAGGTTGTTTTAAAATCGAGCTTGCTTCATTTGTATAAAGGATTAACGGTACAGCACCCAGCTACATTTATGCGACGTAATGTGTATGAACGTATCGGGCCCTTTGATACCCGTTACCAAATAGGTGCTGATTATGATTTTGTGCTGAGATGTTTAATGGCTAACATTCCATGTATTATACTTGAAGATGTTCTTGTCCGCATGAGAGCAGGAGGAAAGGGAAGTTCTATATTTACGCTTGATGACTGGAAAGTCCGAAGATCTTATAAAATTTCGTCGGTTTTCTACGAAATTATAACCAGTATAAACAATTTTATGAGACAGCTAACCAGAAAAATAATTAAGAACACTCTCGGAGACAAAACAGTATCCATTATTAGAAATTATCGATGGCGTAAGCGTACCTTTCGATAA